In the Podospora bellae-mahoneyi strain CBS 112042 chromosome 4, whole genome shotgun sequence genome, one interval contains:
- a CDS encoding hypothetical protein (EggNog:ENOG503NYJT; COG:S), whose product MARKGDGLTSPTTQSTADEKEVLTPNNDAMNTTGTGWQKLSEGDERRGAASGEEMQIELNETVATTRDTAEKADAGSGGASVSAAEMVEYKVYRRRWFGLVQLTLLNVIVSWDWLTFSPVASHAARYFSTDENTINWLSTAFLFAFTAITPLVIYVLHLGPKPSIVTSAALILVGNWIRYAGCRSGEKGLFGVVMFGQILTGLAQPFVLAAPARYSDLWFTNRGRVAATALTSLANPFGAALGQLIIPFWVEGPGDVSRMVLYVSVISTVCALPAFFIPARPPTPVAPSSQTPKLSLISSAKFLLRQTEFYLLFVPFAIYVGLFNSISSLLNQILLPHGYNDEEAGVAGALLIVVGLVASAITSPLIDKYKSYLLAVRFAVPIVGLCYLVFIWMPGTRDSGGVAGPYVVMAVMGAASFSLVPVVVEFLVELTHPISPEVTSTLAWSGGQVLGGIFIVVSGALKGEGGKMERALVFHAVLALVAVPLPLCLGCFGRGEKLVLRRVRIDEVEGRRGAEA is encoded by the exons atggcgaggaagggggatggATTGACATCGCCGACCACACAATCGACGGCGGATGAGAAAGAGGTTTTGACACCAAACAACGACGCGATGAACACCACTGGGACTGGGTGGCAAAAGCTATCAGAGGGGGATGAACGACGAGGGGCTGCATCAGGGGAGGAGATGCAGATTGAACTAAACGAAACTGTCGCGACAACAAGGGACACAGCAGAAAAGGCGGATGCCGGTTCGGGGGGCGCGAGTGTGAGCGCGGCGGAGATGGTCGAGTACAAAGTCTacaggaggaggtggtttggGCTGGTGCAGTTGACGTTGCTGAATGTGATTGTTAGTTGGGAT TGgctcaccttctcccccgtcgcCAGCCACGCAGCTCGGTATTTTTCCACAGACGAGAACACCATCAACTGGCTCAGCACGGCGTTTTTGTTTGCTTTTACGGCCATCACCCCGCTGGTGATTTATGTGTTACATCTCGGGCCGAAGCCGTCGATTGTCACCTCGGCGGCCTTGATTCTCGTGGGCAACTGGATCCGCTATGCGGGGTGTCGCTCTGGTGAAaaggggttgtttggggtggtgatgtttggcCAGATCCTTACCGGTCTTGCTCAGCCTTTTGTCCTTGCGGCTCCGGCGCGGTATTCGGACTTGTGGTTCACCAACCGGGGGCGGGTGGCGGCTACGGCCTTGACCTCGCTTGCGAACCCGTTTGGGGCTGCGCTGGGGCAGCTGATTATTCCGTTCTGGGTTGAGGGTCCGGGGGATGTttcgaggatggtgttgtatgtttcTGTGATT TCGACGGTCTGCGCGCTTCCCGCCTTTTTTATTCCTGCCCGCCCCCCTACACCGGTGGCACCTTCTTCACAAACACCGAAACTGTCGTTGATATCGTCGGCCAAGTTCCTGCTTCGCCAAACGGAATTTTATCTCTTGTTCGTCCCTTTTGCGATTTATGTCGGTTTGTTCAATAGTATCTCGTCTCTCCTCAACCAAATCTTGCTGCCACACGGTTACAACGATGAGGAAGCCGGTGTTGCTGGGGCACTGctcatcgtcgtcggcctTGTTGCTTCGGCCATCACATCGCCTTTGATCGACAAGTATAAATCATACCTCTTGGCCGTCCGGTTCGCTGTCCCCATTGTTGGACTTTGTTACTTGGTTTTCATCTGGATGCCTGGGACTAGGGACAGCGGGGGGGTGGCAGGGCCGTATGTGGTCATGGCTGTGATGGGGGCGGCGAGCTTCAGTCtcgtgccggtggtggtggagtttttGGTTGAGCTGACGCATCCGATCAGTCCCGAGGTTACGAGCACGTTAGCCTGGAGCGGGGGACAGGTATTGGGGGGGATATTCATTGTTGTGAGTGGTGCGCTgaagggagaaggaggaaagatggagagggcgtTGGTTTTTCATGCGGTTTTGGCCTTGGTTGCGGTGCCGTTGCCGCTTTGTCTGGGGTGCTTTGGACGGGGGGAGAAGTTggttttgaggagggtgaggattgatgaggttgaggggagaagaggggctGAGGCGTAG
- the QCR6_1 gene encoding Cytochrome b-c1 complex subunit 6, mitochondrial (COG:C; EggNog:ENOG503P47Z), translating into MLLCPCFFVRTTADAGGCFLMYTECRNSKECAPAKHHFDECVERVTAAQSEEGGAKEDCVEEFFHLAHCATACAAPKLWSVLK; encoded by the exons ATGCTGTTGTGCCCTTGCTTTTTTGTGAGAACAACTGCTGACGctgggggttgttttttgaTGTATACAGAGTGCCGGAACTCCAAGGAGTGCGCCCCTGCCAAGCACCACTTTGACGAGTGCGTCGAGCGTGTCACCGCTGCCCAGTccgaggagggcggcgccAAGGAGGACTGCGTTGAGGAGT TCTTTCACCTTGCCCACTGCGCTACCGCCTGCGCCGCGCCCAAGCTCTGGTCCGTCCTCAAATAA
- the QCR6_2 gene encoding Cytochrome b-c1 complex subunit 6, mitochondrial (COG:C; EggNog:ENOG503P47Z) encodes MGFWDTITDLVEAATPWSVAEAEAPAHETTEETTAETTQEDTKTKAEAAAAEEEPAAEEEPAAEEEEDEEEEEEEEEELQDPKDVFEEGGYIAAATPVAVAAYAVTNKSPHTTTTTTTTTTTTQTCTPRSRQQQRAMVVEEEEQEMWRAAMSLCELSGQAWARSGRPTR; translated from the exons ATGGGTTTCTGGGATACCATCACTGACCTCGTCGAGGCTGCCACCCCTTGGTCggtggccgaggccgaggctcCCGCTCACGAAACG ACCGAGGAGACCACCGCCGAGACTACCCAGGAggacaccaagaccaaggccgaggctgctgccgctgaggaggagcccgccgctgaggaggagcccgccgctgaggaggaggaggatgaagaggaagaggaggaggaggaggaggagctccaAGATCCCAAGGATGTTTTCGAGGAAGGTGGGTACATCGCTGCTGCTACCcccgtcgccgtcgccgcctaTGCCGTCACCAACAAAtcaccacacaccaccaccaccaccaccaccaccaccaccaccacccaaacatGCACACCACGGagccgccagcagcagcgagctatggttgtcgaggaggaggagcaagagatgTGGCGTGCTGCCATGTCGCTCTGCGAGCTGAGCGGGCAGGCGTGGGCCCGCAGTGGCCGACCGACTCGATGA
- a CDS encoding hypothetical protein (COG:T; EggNog:ENOG503P1TY) — translation MSINFKPVPRQPHIQYTFFSSRLMDQALAEQHQWTILRYSRSNDEDSWVMLTRDGEIVPIPGEKILHTSRPRVSLEITTPKELNIANPYTLKVDNGIAYITNERVIYLPIRPSENFKSFFAPALNFTDTHVQSSWIGPWSWGGTVRPVPGGGIPMHIPRIEVKFVFRDGGHSDFQNKYEWLKERLHHAREMGLNPGSNLEPPPPYEDNAPGPSSGPAGSAPAGTSDQPQPFPPVPDEPPPDYVEAQTQAISTQYEERVRQDAERQ, via the exons atgtCAATAAA TTTTAAGCCagttcctcgccaaccccacATCCAATACacattcttttcttctcgcCTAATGGATCAGGCCTTGGCCGAGCAGCATCAATGGACCATCTTGCGATATTCTCGGTCTAACGATGAGGACAGCTGGGTCATGCTGACCCGTGACGGCGAGATTGTGCCTATCCCCGGGGAGAAAATCCTGCACACCTCACGGCCACGAGTCTCGCTGGAGATCACGACACCGAAAGAGCTCAATATCGCCAACCCATACACTCTCAAAGTCGATAATGGCATTGCCTACATTACCAACGAGCGG GTGATATATCTCCCTATTAGACCTAGCGAGAATTTCAAATCGTTCTTTGCGCCCGCCTTGAACTTTACCGACACCCATGTACAGTCGTCATGGATTGGCCCCTGGAGCTGGGGTGGCACCGTCAGGCCTgtccccggcggcggcatcccCATGCACATCCCCCGGATCGAGGTCAAGTTTGTCTTCAGGGATGGGGGTCACAGCGACTTCCAGAACAAGTACGAGTGGCTCAAGGAACGTCTTCACCATGCCCGGGAAATGGGGCTGAACCCCGGTTCGAACTTGgagcctcctccgccctaCGAGGACAACGCGCCCGGACCTTCCTCCGGCCCGGCCGGCAGTGCCCCGGCCGGCACTTCTGATCAGCCTCAGCCGTTTCCACCCGTTCCCGACGAGCCGCCCCCGGACTATGTCGAGGCGCAGACTCAGGCTATTTCGACGCAGTACGAGGAGCGAGTGAGGCAGGATGCAGAGCGGCAATGA
- a CDS encoding hypothetical protein (EggNog:ENOG503P0T6; COG:S) has product MVPPPLDNNNNNNSSSRGEAYDAAAYPSSQHHHHHQRNKSSVFRSFISGNSNSHSTPTPPVHGHHHHKRNNSDGTTTLPPPNIATNPGFYASEQNLAAINRAGVYHVGWEPPTSPVMPPTNPISTSRYPPITRHGYALEELVQNRQDNTRSPAAERPPPVPRGRFDPQYTSNNPPPSSPTKLSSFSTLKTLGTSKPPKSSSSPVKPKKAKSATNLGGLLLRPKSYKNLKNGEDESGQGKDKENRSPGGVESPPPIYAQFASGGLSTSPPVELPIRNSSSGTHSVIPGGGDKGGGKGERGGDGVSRPPITTRPGGMGVRPRPKSFTSYVTGSGLRDKSRERGEEERVREREREREKGVGISFKRLTWGRGGDKNKDSGGVVVGERPPAGLNNHLGGGSGSSNRSKSTTRVPNGGSGGRPRGRAGSNTADLPAIEPQDIDRHLEAMLDRRNIPENQRYKMRNLSDTVKMEFIRQDWAEMVAKKNEEVGMEGRQSVNLARGSIDVGARGRPTERELDEAAAGDKSTKKKKHGRGLSLTLGRGGGGKGDGSGGGGGEKSPTKKKGDSSLGRHFRGKSSSESLVGGGESGGEGQQGGGGDGQQLTGGGLYTGFIAKVKGQQLPGDFVSYLRKVQKPELVEVGKLHKLRLLLRNETVAWIEEFIRQCGMEEIVDLLKRIMALEWREEHEDALLHEVLLCLKALCTTSLALKYLHTIHATLFPSLLHLIFDPEKKGPSEFTTRNIITSILFTYIQHAPSPGEKITRASTVLSFLRDPDPIKTSQTIEFIAQMQKPRPYRVWNKEVVNVTKEVFWIFLHNLNIVALPPPRDETSPEIVFTHEGYMERHFPQERPPVPAAPYVGGVEWDATNYLASHLDLLNAIIACTGPTREERNQLREELRVSGWEKAMGGTMRMCKEKFYGGVHDGLRTWVKAAVEDGWDVRDVRFGPPVEAKSRGASPAKKQQPPVQPPRLEMPRFDFGPLPQVVPAVVGDGGSGSQGVGLGINTSVAHVGNGGGGGGGGGGMTPKIGTPRVGGVVKADDFWLS; this is encoded by the exons ATGGTGCCCCCGCCgctggacaacaacaacaacaacaacagcagcagcaggggagAGGCatatgatgctgctgcttacccttcctcccaacaccaccaccatcaccagcgcAACAAATCCTCCGTCTTCCGCTCCTTCATCagcggcaacagcaacagccacagcaCTCCTACCCCCCCCGtccacggccaccaccatcacaagcGCAACAACTCCGACGGcacaaccaccctccccccaccaaacaTAGCCACCAACCCAGGCTTTTACGCCTCGGAGCAaaacctcgccgccatcaaCCGCGCCGGAGTGTACCACGTAGGCTGGGAACCGCCCACCTCCCCGGTCATGCCGCCGACAAACCCAATCAGCACAAGCCGTTACCCCCCCATAACCCGGCACGGGTACGCCCTGGAGGAATTGGTTCAGAACCGTCAGGATAACACCCGCTCCCCCGCTGCTGAACGTCCACCCCCCGTTCCAAGAGGGCGGTTCGACCCGCAAtacacctccaacaaccccccgccatcctcgccgacaaaactctcttctttttctacCCTCAAGACGCTGGGGACTTCCAAACCGCCcaaatcatcatcctcgccggTTAAGCCGAAAAAGGCGAAATCAGCCACCAATCTTGGGGGGTTGCTCCTCCGGCCGAAGAGTTATAAGAACCTCAAGAacggggaggatgagagcgGGCAGgggaaggacaaggagaacCGCTCACCGGGGGGAGTGGAGAGTCCACCCCCGATCTACGCCCAGTTTGCGAGCGGCGGGTTGAGCACCAGTCCGCCGGTGGAGTTGCCTATCAGGAACAGCAGCTCGGGGACTCATTCTGTGATTCCAGGTGGTGGGGAtaaaggaggagggaaaggggaaagggggggggatggggtctCGAGACCGCCGATCACGACGAGGccgggggggatgggggttaggCCTCGGCCGAAGAGCTTCACGAGTTATGTTACGGGGAGTGGGCTGAGGGATAAGAGTAGGGAacggggggaggaagagcgggtgagggagagggagagggagagggagaaaggggTGGGGATCAGTTTCAAGAGGTTGACTTGGGGACGGGGGGGGGATAAGAACAAGGATTctgggggagtggtggtgggggagaggccgCCGGCTGGTTTGAATAACCATTTGGGTGGAGGGTCGGGGAGTTCAAACAGGAGCAAGAGCACCACGCGGGTTCCCAATGGCGGGAGCGGCGGGAGACCCAGGGGACGAGCGGGGAGCAATACTGCCGACTTACCGGCTATTGAGCCGCAGGATATTGACAGGCATCTGGAGGCTATGCTTGACAGGAGGAACATCCCTGAGAATCAGCGGTACAAGATGAGAAATTTGTCCGACACGGTGAAGATGGAGTTTATTCGTCAGGATTGGGCCGAGATGgtggccaagaagaatgaggaggtggggatggaggggaggcagaGTGTGAATCTCGCGCGGGGGTCGATAGATGTTGGAGCGAGGGGACGGCCGACGGAGAGGGAACTGGATGAGGCAGCGGCCGGGGATAAGTcgacaaagaagaagaagcacggGAGGGGGTTGTCTTTGAcgcttgggagggggggaggtgggaaaggggatgggagtggtggtggtggtggggagaagagcccgacgaagaagaagggggataGTAGTCTCGGGAGGCATTTTAGAGGGAAGAGTAGCAGTGAGAgtttggttgggggtggggagagtgggggggagggacagcaggggggaggcggggatGGGCAGCAGCTGACGGGCGGGGGGCTGTATACTGGCTTCATAGCCAAGGTGAAGGGCCAGCAGCTGCCGGGGGACTTTGTGAGTTATTTGCGCAAGGTTCAGAAgccggagctggtggaggtggggaagCTGCAcaagttgaggttgttgttgaggaatgAGACGGTGGCGTGGATCGAGGAGTTTATCAGGCAGTgcgggatggaggagattgtggatTTGCTGAAGAGGATCATGGCGTTGGAGTGGAG AGAGGAACACGAAGACGCGCTCCTCCACGAAGTCCTCCTTTGCCTCAAGGCGCTCTGCACCACCTCGCTGGCGCTGAAATACCTCCACACCATCCACGcgaccctcttcccctctttGTTGCATCTCATCTTTGACCCCGAAAAGAAGGGGCCGTCCGAGTTCACCACGAGGAACATTATCACTTCCATCCTATTCACTTACATCCAGCACGCGCCCTCTCCCGGCGAGAAAATCACCCGCGCCAGCACCGTCCTGTCTTTTCTCCGCGACCCTGACCCGATAAAAACAAGCCAGACAATCGAGTTCATCGCCCAGATGCAGAAACCGCGACCTTACCGGGTCTGGAACAAGGAGGTGGTCAACGTCACCAAGGAAGTCTTTTGGATCTTTTTGCACAACCTCAACATTGTGGCCTTGCCCCCTCCACGGGATGAGACCTCGCCTGAGATTGTGTTTACTCACGAGGGGTACATGGAGCGACATTTCCCACAGGAACGACCTCCCGTTCCGGCGGCGCCCTACGTCGGGGGTGTGGAGTGGGACGCGACGAATTATTTGGCTTCTCATTTGGACCTGCTGAACGCGATTATAGCGTGTACGGGGCCGacgagagaggagaggaatCAACTGAGGGAAGAGCTGAGGGTTAGCgggtgggagaaggcgaTGGGGGGCACGATGAGGATGTGCAAGGAAAAGTTTTATGGGGGCGTTCACGATGGGCTGAGGACGTGGGtcaaggcggcggtggaggacgGGTGGGATGTGAGGGATGTGAGGTTTGGTCCGCCGGTGGAGGCCAAGTCGAGGGGGGCGAGcccggccaagaagcaacaGCCGCCTGTCCAGCCGCCGAGGTTGGAGATGCCCAGGTTTGACTTTGGGCCGTTGCCGCAGGTTGTTccggctgttgttggggatggtggtagTGGGAGTCaaggggttgggttggggattAATACTTCTGTTGCGCATGTTGGTaacggtggtggaggtggaggtggtggtggagggatgACACCAAAGATTGGGACGCCcagggtggggggggtggtgaaggcggATGATTTTTGGTTGTCTTGA